The Deinococcus multiflagellatus genome window below encodes:
- a CDS encoding DUF2397 domain-containing protein, whose protein sequence is MFVAVREFAYLTAQTAPRYRLLMRLFYEGQQTLEHAFPPEELLVRVGAQEATEITLEGLVLDLEQLVAWGNLGRRRDTSRVDSLAQYARRRNLYYATARGLAIEGFLEAGLDAAAETVAVGSGIVGSLEAQWARIAILLDAQHQEELDTAWTSFQRDFAALSGDVRSLTLNLERKLSLEDLTDFLEFKDAVRSYVERLSNELAGPGRRLRDTLVAVPPERQAALLGQLVSVRSGRLTRDAAVLNADQAARVVQREWAALLGWLTRPAGQGDGLEYGIQALRGAVSRVLAFVDAVHRTRELGTGRAAELSALAARLGTLDDVFQAREELSQALSLSAPLHAPESFEREGVRHSWLEPVEPVTLRPVTRGRETERVSAAVRDTSPEARQAARNALHAHREHEAALLALFGETNSFELTTLEVGDDALVAELLNWLSAAFHASHEASPVVTVPGPAGRQVRIHLLNTPAVLVTPSGTLWLERGAKLELVHTGKGDQA, encoded by the coding sequence ATGTTCGTCGCAGTCCGTGAATTTGCCTACCTCACGGCGCAGACGGCCCCTCGATATCGGCTCCTGATGCGGCTGTTCTACGAGGGTCAACAGACGCTGGAGCATGCCTTTCCTCCAGAGGAACTGCTGGTCCGCGTCGGCGCCCAGGAAGCCACCGAGATCACGCTCGAGGGTCTGGTGCTGGATCTGGAGCAACTCGTGGCTTGGGGGAACCTGGGACGCCGCCGTGATACCTCACGGGTGGATTCACTGGCGCAGTACGCCCGCAGACGCAACCTGTATTACGCCACCGCGCGAGGCCTGGCCATTGAGGGGTTCCTCGAAGCCGGGCTGGACGCAGCCGCAGAGACGGTGGCGGTGGGCTCGGGCATCGTGGGAAGTCTTGAGGCGCAGTGGGCGCGCATTGCCATTCTTCTTGACGCGCAACATCAGGAAGAACTGGACACGGCCTGGACAAGTTTTCAACGTGATTTCGCAGCGCTGTCAGGCGACGTGCGTTCCCTGACGCTGAACTTGGAACGCAAGCTCAGCCTGGAAGACCTGACCGACTTCCTGGAGTTCAAGGATGCTGTGCGGTCCTACGTCGAACGGCTCTCGAATGAATTGGCCGGCCCAGGAAGGCGCTTGAGAGACACCCTCGTGGCGGTCCCTCCCGAACGACAGGCGGCCTTGCTGGGTCAGCTGGTCTCCGTCCGTTCAGGTCGGCTCACCCGCGACGCCGCCGTCCTGAATGCGGATCAGGCCGCCCGTGTGGTCCAGCGCGAGTGGGCGGCCCTGCTGGGGTGGCTTACCCGGCCGGCTGGGCAGGGGGACGGCCTGGAATACGGCATACAGGCGCTGCGCGGCGCCGTCAGCCGGGTGCTGGCCTTTGTGGATGCGGTGCACCGCACGCGTGAACTGGGAACGGGACGCGCGGCGGAACTCTCCGCCTTGGCCGCCCGCCTAGGTACCCTGGATGATGTTTTCCAGGCCCGGGAAGAGCTGAGTCAAGCCCTGAGCTTGAGTGCCCCCCTGCATGCCCCGGAGAGCTTCGAGCGGGAGGGTGTCCGTCACTCGTGGTTGGAGCCGGTGGAGCCCGTCACCTTGCGCCCTGTCACGCGTGGCCGGGAGACCGAACGGGTCAGTGCAGCCGTGCGCGACACCAGCCCGGAAGCGCGGCAGGCGGCGCGGAACGCTCTTCATGCGCACAGAGAGCACGAAGCCGCCCTGCTGGCCCTGTTTGGTGAGACCAACTCGTTTGAACTCACGACACTTGAGGTGGGTGACGATGCGCTGGTCGCCGAGCTGCTGAACTGGCTTTCCGCCGCTTTTCATGCCTCGCACGAGGCTTCGCCGGTCGTGACCGTACCCGGTCCAGCGGGACGTCAGGTGCGCATTCACCTGTTGAATACACCCGCCGTGTTGGTCACGCCAAGTGGCACCTTATGGCTGGAGCGGGGAGCAAAACTGGAGCTGGTCCACACAGGGAAAGGTGACCAGGCATGA
- a CDS encoding IS6 family transposase, giving the protein MTDRKPYRHRFPLSIIGYALRLYHRFPLSQRDVQELLHERGIQVSHETLRQWNIKFAPLLTEELRHREPRRGSRWHLDEVCVKVGGVKHWLWRAVDEYGDVLDVFLQEHRDTGAARSFFIRLLSEYDVPEVIHTDKLWSYGAAIRELPVLHAVEHIQVVSTARCNNLVEQSHRPTRRQERVQLSFKRRRRTQEFLALHARVSNLHRHTRTTIPAPLRRSNQTSALLLYREAMQRAA; this is encoded by the coding sequence GTGACTGATCGGAAGCCCTACCGCCACCGTTTTCCCCTGAGCATCATCGGTTACGCTCTCCGGCTGTATCACCGCTTTCCCCTCAGCCAGCGTGATGTGCAGGAACTGCTTCACGAGCGCGGCATTCAGGTCAGTCACGAGACCTTGCGGCAGTGGAACATCAAATTCGCCCCGCTGCTCACCGAAGAGCTGCGCCACCGAGAACCCCGGCGGGGTTCTCGGTGGCACCTGGACGAGGTCTGCGTTAAGGTCGGGGGTGTCAAGCACTGGTTGTGGCGGGCCGTCGATGAATACGGGGACGTGCTGGACGTTTTCCTGCAGGAACACCGCGATACCGGGGCGGCCAGGTCCTTTTTCATCCGCTTGCTGAGTGAGTATGACGTCCCAGAGGTCATTCACACCGACAAACTGTGGAGTTACGGGGCGGCTATTCGGGAGCTTCCCGTGCTCCACGCCGTGGAGCACATCCAGGTCGTCTCCACCGCCCGCTGCAACAACCTCGTGGAGCAATCCCATCGACCGACCCGGCGGCAGGAACGGGTTCAGCTTAGCTTCAAACGACGGCGACGGACGCAGGAATTCCTGGCCCTGCACGCCCGAGTCTCGAACCTTCACCGCCATACCCGAACGACCATTCCCGCTCCCCTCAGACGAAGCAACCAAACCTCAGCACTTCTCCTTTATCGAGAGGCGATGCAGCGGGCGGCTTGA
- a CDS encoding WD40 repeat domain-containing protein — MLLIYDLTQKRVTKTWRTDQLSGPPSWVTKAAWLSTNTVAVAQGNGLIHILNTATGHEVMKLDGHTDSIYGLAVAPDPGTLLSGSADRTVRLWDLANGRQLHRWTLDTSCLSTVVTADGAMFAGTEAGAVVELMLSTGR; from the coding sequence GTGCTTCTGATCTATGACCTCACGCAGAAGAGGGTCACCAAAACCTGGCGTACGGACCAGCTTTCCGGGCCGCCGTCATGGGTGACGAAGGCTGCCTGGCTGTCCACCAACACCGTGGCCGTAGCGCAAGGCAATGGGCTGATTCACATCCTGAACACGGCGACGGGGCATGAAGTGATGAAACTGGACGGCCATACCGACTCCATTTATGGCCTTGCGGTCGCGCCGGATCCTGGGACCCTCCTGAGTGGCAGCGCTGACAGGACGGTCCGTCTCTGGGATCTGGCGAACGGGCGACAACTCCACCGATGGACGCTCGACACCTCGTGCCTCTCCACTGTGGTGACGGCAGATGGTGCGATGTTTGCCGGCACGGAAGCCGGTGCCGTCGTTGAATTGATGCTCTCGACAGGCCGTTGA